From a region of the Seleniivibrio woodruffii genome:
- the elbB gene encoding isoprenoid biosynthesis glyoxalase ElbB, whose amino-acid sequence MPRIGIVLSGCGVYDGAEIHEAVLSMYYLKKYGNELLVMAPNVDQAHVVNHLTGEVEQGQKRNVLVESARIARGDIKDIANVTADDFDALVFPGGFGAAKNLVTFAFDGADCKILPDVKRLIKETVEAKKPLAAVCIAPVVVAKALEDSGLKAKLTIGNDNGTAVGINIMGAEHIETPVKEVLVDSHLSIITNPAYMLAADIAEVGEAIKKTMQTLTGMLNNISAGC is encoded by the coding sequence ATGCCCAGAATAGGTATTGTACTGAGCGGATGCGGAGTTTATGACGGTGCGGAGATTCATGAGGCCGTACTCTCAATGTATTATCTGAAAAAATACGGAAACGAACTCCTCGTTATGGCTCCGAATGTGGATCAGGCTCATGTTGTAAACCATCTCACGGGAGAGGTTGAGCAGGGTCAGAAACGAAATGTTCTGGTGGAATCCGCAAGGATCGCCAGAGGAGATATAAAAGATATCGCAAACGTTACAGCGGATGATTTTGATGCGCTGGTTTTCCCCGGAGGCTTCGGGGCGGCAAAAAACCTTGTTACGTTCGCATTTGATGGTGCCGACTGCAAGATCCTGCCGGATGTTAAACGCCTCATAAAGGAGACCGTCGAGGCTAAAAAACCTCTGGCGGCGGTTTGCATCGCCCCTGTTGTTGTGGCCAAGGCTCTTGAGGATTCGGGACTGAAAGCCAAGCTGACAATAGGAAACGACAACGGAACTGCTGTGGGCATCAACATCATGGGTGCGGAGCACATAGAAACGCCCGTTAAAGAGGTTCTGGTGGACAGCCACCTGAGCATAATAACAAACCCTGCCTATATGCTTGCGGCGGATATCGCCGAGGTTGGCGAGGCGATAAAGAAGACAATGCAGACTCTGACGGGGATGCTGAACAATATTTCCGCAGGCTGCTGA
- a CDS encoding poly-beta-1,6-N-acetyl-D-glucosamine N-deacetylase PgaB — protein MVLRFLMITALLFSAGLSFSSEAYPRLNGVQVFVLDKAYDKDLDTFFAGLKAGGYDTVFLRVFHNGSDRYHYGEANPECRSGVYFQTDEACVVRDVLGEAVSSARKHNLRIYAWMATRSLTFLKTPELMERSFTKEGTVSGYGASIFKKEVRDRLIGLFWDLAKYDIDGILFQDDFILKNAEGASPEAVRQYLAETGETASYEALLSCSGNFALTKVTGACPEAFLPWVSWKNKKLMGMFSDLRAAAEAVKPDIKFAGNVYYETPLDRVKGLSWYAQSIRSMLDGGFDYLAVMGYHDQIGEEMLKSHDESVDVLYEMAENLVAVTSDESRVVLKLQLSSFSKNRTVDDVQLGSLCRMTADYPFISRVLVPVNSLSDINNICFTK, from the coding sequence ATGGTTTTAAGATTTCTGATGATAACAGCCCTGCTTTTTTCGGCAGGGCTTTCTTTTTCCTCCGAAGCATACCCCCGTCTGAACGGGGTTCAGGTGTTCGTTCTGGACAAAGCCTACGACAAAGACCTCGATACTTTTTTTGCCGGACTGAAAGCCGGAGGATACGACACGGTCTTTCTGAGAGTTTTCCACAACGGTTCTGACAGATACCACTACGGTGAAGCTAACCCCGAATGCAGAAGCGGCGTATATTTTCAGACGGATGAAGCGTGTGTGGTCAGGGATGTTTTAGGCGAGGCGGTCAGTTCTGCGAGAAAGCATAACCTGAGGATATATGCGTGGATGGCCACCCGTTCGCTCACCTTTCTGAAAACCCCCGAACTGATGGAAAGATCATTCACAAAAGAGGGCACTGTAAGCGGCTACGGCGCATCCATATTCAAGAAAGAGGTTCGTGACAGGCTGATAGGTCTTTTCTGGGATCTGGCGAAATATGACATAGACGGAATCCTGTTTCAGGATGATTTTATCCTGAAAAATGCTGAGGGCGCATCGCCGGAGGCTGTTCGGCAGTATCTGGCTGAGACGGGGGAGACGGCGTCATATGAAGCGCTTCTGTCCTGTTCCGGAAATTTTGCCCTGACAAAGGTCACAGGGGCATGTCCCGAAGCCTTTCTGCCCTGGGTGAGCTGGAAGAACAAAAAGCTGATGGGCATGTTCTCCGACCTGCGTGCCGCCGCAGAGGCTGTCAAACCGGATATAAAGTTCGCAGGAAACGTCTATTATGAAACCCCTCTGGACAGGGTCAAAGGGCTTTCATGGTATGCCCAGAGCATCCGCTCCATGCTGGACGGCGGGTTTGACTATCTGGCTGTAATGGGATACCACGACCAGATAGGCGAAGAGATGCTGAAATCCCACGACGAGTCTGTGGACGTGCTCTATGAGATGGCGGAAAACCTTGTGGCAGTCACCAGCGATGAGAGCCGTGTGGTGCTTAAACTTCAGCTTTCATCATTCAGCAAGAACAGAACTGTTGACGACGTTCAGCTCGGTTCGTTGTGCAGAATGACCGCAGACTATCCCTTCATCAGCCGTGTGCTTGTCCCTGTAAATTCACTGTCGGATATAAATAATATCTGTTTCACCAAGTGA
- a CDS encoding SPOR domain-containing protein codes for MSEKEKPTEQTPEKGKKSFGNTIVLFIVFFIIFTALVTGVAFFADKLKRSGKDAKTTEEVKPEDMTNPDSAETRSFTVDGKDNVVKQEGEKPAETAMPAEPAAKPEPVLTSPPVVAAKPEEHKPAEPAAKPEPVKPAAPAPAAVAPKAEAPKAEAPKAAEPAKPAPKAEPAKPVAPKAAAPAPTPKAEPAKPVVKAEPVKPAVKAEAPKAEAKPVAKPVAPKATAVVNKPGEFYVQLASFKSLDLAKEEFHRMSPKVNDLQLVQVDLGDKGTWYRLRCGTPLPYDKALARADEIAAKTGYKPDIMKK; via the coding sequence GTGAGCGAGAAAGAAAAACCCACAGAACAGACTCCCGAAAAGGGCAAAAAGAGCTTCGGTAACACTATTGTCCTGTTCATCGTATTTTTCATCATCTTCACAGCGCTGGTTACAGGCGTTGCGTTCTTTGCCGACAAGCTTAAACGCTCCGGCAAGGATGCCAAGACCACGGAAGAGGTCAAGCCCGAGGATATGACCAACCCCGACAGTGCGGAGACCCGCTCGTTTACAGTGGACGGAAAGGATAACGTTGTTAAACAGGAAGGCGAAAAACCCGCCGAAACAGCCATGCCCGCAGAGCCTGCGGCGAAACCTGAACCTGTTCTGACATCGCCTCCCGTTGTCGCCGCCAAACCCGAAGAACATAAACCCGCAGAACCTGCGGCAAAACCTGAGCCTGTAAAGCCTGCGGCTCCCGCTCCTGCCGCTGTGGCACCTAAAGCGGAAGCTCCCAAGGCAGAAGCTCCTAAAGCGGCAGAACCCGCAAAGCCCGCCCCCAAGGCAGAGCCTGCGAAACCAGTCGCTCCCAAAGCTGCGGCTCCCGCTCCCACACCCAAGGCCGAACCTGCTAAGCCCGTTGTTAAGGCTGAGCCTGTGAAACCTGCCGTTAAGGCGGAAGCACCCAAAGCCGAGGCAAAACCCGTTGCCAAGCCTGTGGCTCCCAAGGCAACAGCAGTGGTAAACAAACCCGGTGAGTTCTACGTTCAGCTGGCATCCTTCAAAAGCCTTGATCTGGCAAAAGAAGAGTTCCACAGAATGAGCCCGAAGGTTAACGATCTTCAGCTTGTTCAGGTGGATCTGGGCGATAAGGGCACATGGTACCGCTTAAGATGCGGCACACCCCTTCCTTATGACAAAGCCCTCGCCAGAGCGGACGAAATAGCCGCTAAGACAGGATACAAGCCTGACATAATGAAGAAGTAA